A DNA window from Parabacteroides johnsonii DSM 18315 contains the following coding sequences:
- a CDS encoding PCMD domain-containing protein, with protein sequence MKLYIFACLCSLILWGVSCDEESVGIPTGALYLGIEEDATLLTKAESAVTNESLRVDIIAAEGDTIKSYSDYIDEVKGKKIVLPVGTYTISVKSNQSEEAGWEKPFYSGSKEITIQSGEITSVQIVCKISNTKVAVEYAGNLANYFSRYETTVSNTSGSLLYTRDETRAGFFKAEKLTADLRLVNLDGNEFTMQRVFPDIKEQYFYKIKYSLDDGGGNEEAGADFDGIIVDEKADTIYYGIFIKEEDLFGKSAPKLTLDGFTENKIVYKKADNPVVPEHSLTIEAPNGIKQLKVETTSFQFADIPSFDLCNLTDAARTRLQQLGFPIQEVKDKQKLTFVLTDFAKALDPASATQMATHTFTFSVLDNLHQETTVQFIYEIRPNVNVTTEEPVVWAKFVTLRGNSIDRDNIGFMFKKKADTDFQRYDATIYNEQTGDFSLLLIENIMPGTEYEYYAVSGTDAQGDVKTFTTSPIVNLKNNTFDEWFKNGKTWFPNVDVSKWWDSGNTGANTAGENNPTSPEESVVVKGKAAKLQSTWIGFIGIGAFASASMFTGNFVDIDGTNGILSFGQPFTAKPTKLTGYYKYTPVNIDYMEQWDSKVDPDLKSGDSDQCIIYIALCTKNYEIRTNPKSRQLFDPNDASVIAYGELVAKEAVSGEEANGYKKFSIDIKYRKTDVTPSYIVVVAAASRYGDYFTGGKGSTLYIDEFNLEYDYNTASFTNE encoded by the coding sequence ATGAAGTTATATATATTTGCTTGCTTGTGTAGTTTGATATTATGGGGAGTGAGCTGTGATGAAGAATCGGTAGGAATACCGACAGGCGCATTGTATTTAGGTATCGAAGAAGATGCTACATTGCTGACAAAGGCGGAATCGGCTGTTACGAATGAGTCTCTTCGCGTCGATATAATTGCAGCGGAAGGAGATACGATAAAAAGCTATTCCGATTATATCGATGAGGTGAAGGGTAAGAAAATCGTTCTTCCGGTAGGAACGTATACGATTTCAGTAAAATCAAACCAGTCGGAAGAAGCAGGGTGGGAAAAACCTTTCTATTCCGGTTCGAAAGAAATAACAATTCAGTCCGGCGAAATAACCTCCGTACAGATTGTTTGCAAGATTTCGAATACGAAAGTTGCAGTCGAGTATGCCGGCAATCTTGCTAATTATTTCAGTCGCTATGAAACAACAGTTTCCAATACTTCCGGGAGCTTGCTTTATACGCGAGATGAGACTCGTGCCGGCTTTTTTAAAGCAGAGAAGCTTACGGCTGATTTAAGATTAGTCAATTTGGATGGAAACGAGTTTACCATGCAACGTGTTTTTCCGGATATTAAAGAACAGTATTTTTATAAAATAAAATACTCGCTTGATGATGGTGGTGGAAATGAAGAAGCTGGAGCTGATTTCGATGGGATCATAGTGGATGAAAAAGCTGATACGATATATTACGGAATCTTCATCAAAGAGGAAGATCTTTTCGGCAAGTCGGCTCCCAAATTGACACTTGATGGTTTTACGGAAAATAAGATTGTCTATAAAAAGGCTGACAATCCGGTGGTTCCGGAACATTCTTTGACGATAGAAGCCCCGAACGGCATCAAGCAGTTGAAAGTGGAAACGACTTCTTTCCAGTTTGCCGATATTCCATCGTTTGATCTTTGTAACCTGACGGATGCTGCACGGACGCGTTTGCAGCAATTAGGTTTCCCGATACAAGAAGTAAAGGACAAGCAAAAACTGACATTCGTGTTGACTGATTTTGCTAAAGCATTAGACCCTGCTTCAGCAACTCAAATGGCCACCCATACGTTTACGTTCTCTGTCTTGGATAATTTACATCAGGAAACGACTGTACAATTCATTTATGAAATTCGTCCGAATGTGAATGTAACAACGGAAGAGCCGGTTGTATGGGCGAAATTTGTGACATTAAGAGGTAATTCCATTGACAGAGATAATATCGGCTTTATGTTTAAAAAGAAAGCAGATACAGATTTTCAGAGATATGATGCAACTATTTATAATGAGCAAACAGGTGATTTTTCTTTATTGTTGATTGAAAATATCATGCCAGGTACAGAGTATGAATACTATGCAGTTTCAGGTACAGATGCTCAAGGGGATGTCAAAACTTTTACAACGTCTCCGATTGTAAATTTAAAAAATAATACATTTGATGAATGGTTTAAAAATGGTAAGACTTGGTTTCCTAATGTAGATGTATCTAAATGGTGGGATTCTGGAAATACTGGCGCAAATACTGCGGGCGAAAATAATCCTACTTCTCCTGAAGAAAGTGTTGTAGTCAAGGGTAAAGCTGCTAAGTTACAGTCTACGTGGATTGGCTTTATTGGCATTGGGGCATTTGCTTCAGCAAGTATGTTTACTGGTAATTTTGTTGACATAGATGGAACGAATGGTATCTTGTCATTTGGACAACCATTTACTGCTAAGCCTACAAAATTGACTGGATATTATAAATATACTCCAGTAAACATAGATTATATGGAACAATGGGATTCAAAAGTAGATCCTGATTTGAAAAGTGGAGATTCTGATCAATGTATCATTTATATAGCATTGTGTACAAAAAATTATGAGATACGTACAAATCCGAAAAGTCGCCAATTGTTTGACCCTAACGATGCTTCTGTCATTGCTTATGGTGAATTAGTGGCGAAAGAAGCTGTTTCCGGAGAAGAAGCAAATGGTTATAAAAAGTTTTCAATAGATATCAAATATCGGAAAACAGATGTAACTCCATCTTATATAGTGGTTGTAGCTGCGGCAAGCCGCTATGGAGATTATTTTACAGGAGGTAAAGGCAGTACATTGTATATCGATGAATTTAATTTGGAATATGATTACAACACTGCCTCTTTCACAAACGAATAA
- a CDS encoding DUF4493 domain-containing protein, which produces MKKCMIEYGLGKIMALWICVLGVLICASSCDSDRVPADGIGKLRLSLSADTTSLNKGINNSTKAAVSDEFEKFLTTADYKIRIVQQSDTVQSYDRFDEMPSEIELKEGAYTLIASKGDNLPSAFENPYFEGSTDFTVKADMSTPIDVTCTLGNARITVDYTEDFKEAYSDYTVLLSSAFTSGSLEIKKDEMRPAYVQVAKEGSELGIAIRLKKVTEDKEKTYKIPTPLSIERRQNIRLIFKTDGEALDGIGLEIILDDEMTNVTLNEGIPDFMWKPFEKPTLSPDDFTNGESFTIKVGKFEKSPTVGFAMPAGIASLCVKQWREDKENEEITYDLATDEGVTAALGKNFKWSVNGKANTNVKGERKTGQLFLKDAINSLEAPIEEDQTYTYHYEFSGVDATGKAHATNVLGVTVVVQPAGQPIITFDGFPETTIIEGDDMSKEIEAKFEAEGIIDETKTTLTINDGVGDKVYNILTDGTILYNDWGISVESDNNATATLKFPKVFSSRLEAPTEGEKTFTYKLDLADKKGRSFPTLTKTLTVKAPVFELTPSANGGDAFACRAFLRAKVSDGTHPDNLKFQWRKVGSGSWNNCKNHTYQTDEICDTLKNLTSGGQQYEIRAIYREKEKRVTEPIVITTENVVELEDGSFENWHSKKVYSDKTAWVGIDIYQWWPFLEGGQSWWATRNALTNSQNSGTTCYYTSYSGTVPTDNGYSGKAAEISSLGFGEGSTYSQTTGGWTAKKRAAGMLFIGSHSAIAGGESETFDYGHVFTVRPTGFKFYYKFKSMNSESFKAYIVVENRDQNSVTELGRGELVRNQDQSSFVEAKVDVKYLNTSLKATHMYIVFISSTASVPALDVVKGSVGEFSGNADSRFVGNVLTVDEVELIYE; this is translated from the coding sequence ATGAAGAAATGTATGATTGAATATGGTCTTGGGAAGATCATGGCTTTATGGATATGTGTTTTGGGGGTACTTATCTGTGCCTCTTCTTGTGATTCCGATCGTGTGCCTGCCGATGGAATTGGAAAGCTGCGCTTGTCATTATCGGCAGACACTACTTCTTTGAACAAAGGTATCAACAACTCGACTAAAGCAGCCGTTTCGGATGAGTTCGAAAAGTTCCTGACTACGGCTGATTACAAGATCCGTATCGTACAGCAGTCCGATACAGTCCAATCGTATGACCGCTTCGATGAGATGCCTTCTGAAATCGAACTGAAAGAGGGGGCTTATACCCTCATCGCCTCCAAAGGTGACAACCTCCCTTCTGCTTTTGAAAACCCTTATTTTGAAGGGAGTACCGACTTTACGGTGAAAGCTGACATGAGTACGCCTATCGATGTGACTTGTACACTTGGAAATGCGAGAATCACGGTCGACTATACCGAGGACTTCAAGGAGGCATATTCTGATTATACTGTTTTGTTGAGTTCGGCCTTTACATCCGGCAGCCTGGAAATAAAGAAAGATGAAATGCGTCCGGCCTATGTGCAAGTAGCTAAAGAAGGATCGGAATTAGGTATCGCCATCCGTTTAAAAAAAGTCACCGAAGACAAGGAAAAAACATATAAAATCCCGACTCCTCTTTCTATCGAACGTCGCCAGAACATTCGCCTGATCTTTAAAACGGATGGAGAGGCCTTGGATGGCATCGGTCTGGAAATTATCCTGGATGATGAAATGACAAATGTCACGCTGAATGAGGGGATACCGGATTTTATGTGGAAGCCGTTTGAGAAGCCGACACTGTCTCCGGATGATTTTACAAATGGGGAATCTTTTACCATTAAAGTCGGAAAGTTCGAGAAGAGTCCTACAGTTGGATTTGCTATGCCGGCAGGTATTGCTTCTTTGTGTGTCAAGCAATGGCGGGAAGACAAAGAAAACGAAGAGATTACCTATGACTTGGCGACGGACGAAGGAGTTACCGCCGCTTTGGGGAAGAATTTCAAATGGTCGGTCAATGGTAAGGCGAATACTAATGTGAAAGGAGAAAGAAAAACCGGACAGCTATTTTTGAAAGATGCAATCAATAGTTTGGAGGCTCCTATTGAGGAAGACCAAACTTATACTTATCATTATGAGTTTTCAGGAGTTGATGCGACAGGAAAGGCACATGCGACAAATGTATTGGGGGTAACAGTTGTTGTACAGCCAGCCGGCCAGCCGATCATAACATTTGACGGCTTTCCTGAAACAACGATTATAGAGGGTGATGATATGTCGAAAGAGATAGAAGCTAAATTTGAGGCTGAAGGTATAATCGATGAAACGAAAACGACATTGACAATTAATGACGGGGTAGGTGATAAGGTGTATAATATTCTAACCGATGGAACTATTTTATATAATGATTGGGGTATTAGTGTTGAATCGGATAATAATGCGACAGCAACGCTTAAATTCCCAAAAGTCTTTTCTTCCCGCTTAGAGGCTCCTACGGAAGGAGAGAAAACATTTACTTATAAATTGGATTTAGCAGATAAGAAAGGACGCAGTTTCCCGACTCTGACAAAGACATTGACGGTAAAGGCGCCGGTGTTTGAGTTGACACCGTCTGCTAATGGTGGGGATGCTTTTGCTTGCCGGGCTTTTTTGCGGGCAAAGGTTTCTGATGGAACACATCCTGATAATCTTAAATTCCAATGGAGAAAAGTCGGTAGTGGAAGTTGGAATAATTGCAAGAACCATACTTACCAAACGGATGAGATATGCGATACATTGAAGAATCTGACATCAGGAGGACAGCAATATGAAATACGTGCAATTTACCGGGAAAAAGAAAAGCGTGTAACGGAACCGATTGTGATAACAACCGAAAATGTAGTGGAGTTGGAAGATGGCTCTTTTGAAAACTGGCATTCAAAAAAGGTATATAGTGATAAGACTGCTTGGGTTGGAATTGATATTTATCAATGGTGGCCTTTCTTGGAAGGAGGGCAGAGTTGGTGGGCAACGCGTAATGCCTTGACAAATTCTCAAAATTCAGGTACTACCTGTTATTATACATCTTATTCAGGAACTGTTCCAACTGATAATGGCTATTCGGGAAAGGCTGCAGAAATAAGTTCTTTAGGTTTTGGTGAAGGCAGTACTTATTCACAGACAACGGGAGGATGGACTGCTAAAAAACGAGCTGCAGGAATGTTGTTTATAGGTTCTCATTCTGCTATAGCAGGAGGAGAGTCCGAAACATTTGACTATGGACATGTATTCACGGTACGGCCGACAGGGTTTAAATTTTATTATAAATTTAAATCAATGAATAGTGAATCATTTAAGGCTTATATCGTTGTTGAAAATAGAGATCAAAATTCTGTTACGGAATTAGGTCGGGGGGAATTGGTTCGAAACCAAGATCAGAGTTCTTTTGTAGAAGCGAAAGTTGACGTTAAGTACTTAAATACATCATTAAAAGCAACGCATATGTACATTGTCTTTATATCAAGCACAGCTTCAGTTCCTGCATTAGATGTCGTCAAGGGTAGTGTGGGAGAATTCTCGGGAAATGCGGATTCCCGTTTTGTTGGCAATGTTTTAACAGTTGACGAAGTTGAACTCATTTATGAATAA
- a CDS encoding PCMD domain-containing protein — translation MKRKSIFLTFGLLVLSWIGCVENDLPYPTIVGQITEMEVAGMTSCRILGASNTVEIKVADTIDLRDLRVEKLVVTEGMKVYPDSAACLDIAHFPDTGFVSADSLPAGMDTRMNFLNPVKFCLSLYQDYEWTVNVSRDIVRKIKIKNQVGSALVDDYTKNVIVYVDSTEQPSLRNIEIEELQLGSSIAQTTPDPSKVVDFTRPRVFYVTAFDETEEWTLSVQYPNANVQLTQLSAWTRRAYVSGSISKGEVEAEYRKVGETTWESVLSNEISYEGEDFLIMMTHLTPGTDYEYRLTMNGTVGEILTFTTDTIMQVLNLGFDDWVMKNEKTWYPNATLDDADHFWDSGNEGASIASRNPTAPETGDVVKGRAVKMASDYISIASKFAAGNIYTGDFVGLAGIEGAELDFGQPYIGRPSALKGYYKYTPGVIDQAKAPYDALMGQTDSCHIYIGLFDWSAPFRVNTTTGTFVDLTWNNESMIAFGELKSNEATGSDYKQFKINLTYRDYFTRPKYILIVASASKYGDYFTGSTSSVMYLDECELVFE, via the coding sequence ATGAAACGAAAAAGCATATTTCTTACGTTCGGATTGCTGGTATTGTCTTGGATAGGATGTGTCGAAAATGATTTGCCGTATCCGACCATTGTTGGACAGATCACGGAGATGGAAGTTGCCGGTATGACTTCCTGCCGTATCCTCGGAGCTTCAAATACAGTGGAGATAAAAGTGGCCGATACGATCGACCTGAGGGATCTGCGTGTTGAAAAGCTAGTCGTGACAGAGGGTATGAAGGTTTATCCGGATTCGGCTGCCTGTCTTGATATCGCTCATTTTCCGGATACCGGTTTTGTCTCGGCTGACAGTTTGCCTGCCGGAATGGATACACGGATGAATTTTCTGAATCCGGTGAAGTTCTGCTTGAGCCTTTATCAGGATTATGAATGGACGGTCAATGTTTCGCGGGATATCGTACGTAAGATCAAAATCAAGAATCAGGTAGGTTCGGCCTTGGTCGACGATTATACGAAGAACGTTATTGTTTATGTCGATTCGACCGAGCAGCCCTCTTTACGAAACATTGAAATAGAAGAGCTGCAATTAGGGAGTTCGATCGCACAGACGACTCCCGACCCTTCGAAAGTTGTTGATTTTACCCGGCCGCGTGTTTTCTATGTGACGGCATTTGACGAGACGGAAGAGTGGACCTTGAGCGTCCAATATCCGAATGCGAATGTCCAATTGACACAGCTTTCCGCTTGGACGCGCCGTGCATATGTCAGTGGATCGATATCGAAAGGAGAGGTGGAAGCCGAATACCGCAAGGTGGGCGAAACTACTTGGGAGTCTGTGCTGTCTAATGAAATAAGCTATGAGGGAGAAGACTTTTTGATCATGATGACTCACTTGACGCCGGGGACGGATTACGAATATCGGTTGACGATGAACGGGACGGTTGGCGAAATACTCACATTTACGACCGATACGATCATGCAGGTCCTGAATCTCGGCTTTGACGATTGGGTGATGAAAAACGAAAAGACTTGGTATCCGAATGCGACATTGGACGATGCCGACCATTTCTGGGATTCCGGTAACGAGGGGGCCAGTATCGCCAGCCGTAACCCGACTGCACCGGAAACGGGCGATGTGGTGAAAGGTCGTGCCGTCAAGATGGCTTCCGATTATATCAGCATCGCCAGCAAGTTCGCCGCTGGTAACATCTATACGGGCGATTTTGTCGGTTTGGCAGGTATCGAAGGGGCTGAACTCGATTTTGGACAACCTTATATCGGAAGACCTTCGGCATTGAAAGGATATTACAAATATACGCCAGGCGTGATTGACCAGGCAAAAGCTCCATACGATGCCTTGATGGGACAGACGGATTCATGCCATATCTATATCGGTTTGTTCGATTGGAGTGCTCCGTTTCGTGTCAACACAACAACAGGTACTTTTGTTGACCTGACTTGGAACAACGAATCGATGATCGCATTCGGTGAATTAAAATCGAACGAAGCGACAGGTAGCGATTACAAACAGTTCAAAATCAACTTGACTTATCGCGACTACTTCACCCGTCCAAAATACATCCTGATCGTAGCCTCCGCCAGCAAATACGGTGATTACTTCACGGGTAGCACGAGCAGCGTGATGTATTTGGACGAGTGTGAGTTGGTGTTTGAGTAG
- a CDS encoding DUF4493 domain-containing protein — translation MKKTYILLISILTFFSACQKDAGIDNGFGKGSGAFRLEKPSVQSETEIPVIVTKGAFGLEPSTFSIRIDQQGTDGTYTKHMSFVSYSAMIDSGMPLVLPVGDYQVVASSYDQTAVDGQVSETPYFEGKQDFVIEEKTVTSVPAFTCTFESVGVELRLSDRFKAKLEAEPLNYSYSVTVYDEEVSWTFDPDKHTKPAYFLNDCKDLVLKVTVKLDNLTYPERTYYVCNSNTDKVSIGEYYIITLDAGEAETKCLRLMTKCIGE, via the coding sequence ATGAAAAAGACATATATTCTATTAATCTCTATTCTGACATTCTTTTCTGCTTGTCAAAAAGATGCAGGGATAGATAATGGTTTTGGTAAAGGTTCCGGAGCGTTCCGATTGGAAAAACCATCTGTCCAAAGCGAAACGGAGATTCCGGTAATTGTGACAAAAGGTGCTTTTGGTTTGGAACCTTCCACATTTTCGATCCGGATCGATCAACAGGGTACGGATGGTACATATACGAAACACATGAGTTTTGTTTCTTATTCGGCTATGATTGATTCCGGCATGCCATTGGTTTTGCCGGTAGGAGATTATCAGGTTGTTGCTTCTTCATACGATCAGACGGCGGTTGACGGCCAAGTGTCTGAAACTCCTTATTTCGAAGGGAAACAGGATTTTGTGATTGAAGAAAAAACAGTCACGTCTGTTCCTGCTTTTACTTGTACGTTTGAAAGCGTGGGTGTGGAGCTTCGCTTGTCCGACCGATTCAAAGCGAAGTTGGAAGCCGAACCTCTTAATTACAGCTATTCAGTGACTGTTTATGATGAGGAAGTATCGTGGACGTTTGATCCGGATAAGCATACAAAACCGGCTTATTTCCTGAATGATTGTAAGGATTTAGTATTGAAAGTTACGGTTAAGTTGGATAATCTGACCTATCCGGAACGGACCTATTATGTATGCAATTCTAATACAGATAAAGTATCGATTGGGGAATACTATATTATAACCTTGGATGCAGGAGAAGCTGAAACAAAATGTTTACGGTTAATGACTAAATGTATAGGAGAATAA
- a CDS encoding DUF4493 domain-containing protein encodes MKKEILGQTDKGQTDDTTVENQGLLDLELKPEKEADIPVSKGGNATGSQTVILDVNEFAIDIIDGNGNTVKHYDSYADLKNEGGLLLPAGNYSIRATLGEDVNAGFDKPFYSGTNVCEITPQEVAKVITDCVLSNKKVTFHCSDDFLKKFNDDYSIVIDNKVGALTTQNGEKRTTYLKNTGILQFTVYATMKNGGKSLVYNYDMSKNEEIQQYNNILIDLDLEEGDSSPDEPDDNEPVEPDDPVVPDDSASVKNPVIKVDISLVEKEYVIEIPSDFIDAGGEDDGGDDNEGGDTVAKPTIVGDAGLDISQPIEISGAGNKTVRVKINTPGKLASLVVKITSSTLEALLPAVGLTSEFDICDEGLKETLSKLGLSATKGATSTTFDISSFMPMIAGLGGGDYLFTITATDQLGQKASKTLTVRNLND; translated from the coding sequence ATGAAGAAGGAGATATTGGGACAGACTGATAAAGGTCAGACTGATGACACGACCGTAGAAAACCAAGGGTTGCTGGATCTGGAGTTGAAGCCGGAAAAAGAAGCGGATATCCCTGTTTCGAAGGGAGGAAATGCTACTGGTTCGCAGACTGTTATATTGGATGTCAATGAGTTTGCTATAGATATCATTGATGGAAACGGGAATACGGTCAAACATTATGATAGTTACGCCGATTTGAAGAATGAGGGAGGCTTGTTGCTGCCTGCCGGTAATTATTCGATTCGGGCGACGTTGGGAGAAGATGTGAATGCCGGTTTCGACAAGCCCTTTTATTCCGGTACGAATGTGTGTGAAATCACCCCTCAGGAAGTGGCAAAGGTGATTACGGATTGTGTGTTGAGCAATAAGAAAGTTACGTTTCATTGTTCGGATGATTTTTTGAAGAAATTTAATGATGACTATTCGATCGTTATCGATAATAAAGTGGGAGCTTTGACTACCCAGAACGGGGAAAAGAGGACAACCTATTTGAAAAATACCGGCATTTTACAGTTTACTGTATATGCGACTATGAAGAATGGTGGAAAGAGTTTGGTATATAATTACGATATGTCGAAAAATGAGGAGATTCAACAATATAATAATATATTGATCGACTTGGATCTTGAAGAAGGTGACAGTTCTCCTGATGAACCGGATGATAACGAACCTGTCGAACCGGATGATCCTGTTGTGCCGGATGATTCGGCTTCAGTTAAAAATCCGGTGATTAAGGTCGACATATCCTTGGTCGAGAAAGAATATGTGATAGAGATTCCTTCGGATTTTATCGATGCCGGTGGTGAGGATGATGGTGGCGATGATAATGAAGGTGGTGACACGGTGGCTAAACCTACAATTGTAGGGGATGCAGGATTGGACATAAGCCAACCGATCGAGATATCGGGTGCAGGCAATAAAACTGTGCGTGTGAAGATTAATACACCGGGTAAATTAGCTTCGTTAGTTGTAAAAATAACTTCATCAACATTGGAGGCATTATTACCGGCTGTCGGGCTGACTTCCGAGTTTGATATTTGTGATGAGGGTTTGAAAGAAACTTTGTCAAAATTAGGATTGTCAGCAACAAAAGGTGCTACGTCTACAACGTTTGATATCTCTTCTTTTATGCCGATGATTGCAGGTTTGGGAGGAGGCGATTATCTCTTTACCATAACTGCGACGGATCAGTTAGGGCAAAAGGCTTCCAAGACATTAACGGTAAGGAACTTGAACGATTAA